The Ornithinimicrobium faecis genome includes a window with the following:
- a CDS encoding FAS1-like dehydratase domain-containing protein produces the protein MAVNPDYAGREYPPVGPFPVTAEEIAAFADAIGSTSAAHRDPAAAQALGHADVVAPPTFAVRLAQQCEAQLIRDEDAGIDFSRVVHGEESFTHHRPITAGDSLSGVLHVDRIREAGGHGMVSTRVELSDARGAPVTTVKSTIVVRGGG, from the coding sequence ATGGCAGTTAACCCCGATTACGCCGGCCGGGAGTATCCGCCGGTCGGCCCTTTCCCGGTCACCGCTGAGGAGATCGCGGCCTTCGCTGACGCGATCGGTTCCACGAGTGCGGCGCACCGCGACCCCGCAGCAGCTCAGGCCCTCGGCCACGCCGACGTGGTGGCACCGCCGACCTTTGCGGTGCGCCTGGCGCAGCAGTGTGAGGCGCAGCTGATCCGCGACGAGGATGCCGGCATCGACTTCTCCCGTGTGGTCCACGGTGAGGAGAGCTTCACCCACCACCGCCCCATCACGGCGGGCGACAGCCTCAGCGGGGTCCTGCACGTGGACCGCATCCGCGAGGCGGGGGGCCACGGGATGGTCTCCACCCGGGTGGAGCTCAGCGACGCCCGTGGGGCGCCGGTGACGACCGTGAAGTCCACCATCGTCGTGAGAGGAGGGGGCTGA
- a CDS encoding MaoC/PaaZ C-terminal domain-containing protein: MTQTTTDPAALSRTVTVDRALLVDYANASGDQNPIHQDADFARSVGLEDVIAHGMWTMGAALDVVTAYVGGDPGRVLSCSTRFTGMVVVPEGETVEVLVEGVIKKSDEEAGTQTVELTATCAGEKVLGRCLAVVRA; this comes from the coding sequence ATGACCCAGACCACCACCGACCCTGCGGCGCTGAGTCGCACGGTGACCGTCGACCGGGCCCTCCTGGTCGACTATGCCAACGCCTCCGGCGACCAGAACCCGATCCACCAGGACGCCGACTTCGCCCGCTCCGTCGGCCTGGAGGACGTCATCGCCCACGGCATGTGGACGATGGGCGCCGCCCTCGACGTCGTGACCGCCTATGTCGGCGGCGACCCCGGCCGCGTGTTGTCCTGCTCGACCCGCTTCACCGGCATGGTCGTTGTGCCCGAGGGCGAGACCGTCGAGGTGCTCGTCGAAGGCGTGATCAAGAAGAGCGACGAGGAGGCCGGCACCCAGACCGTCGAGCTGACCGCGACCTGTGCCGGCGAGAAGGTCCTGGGGCGTTGTCTGGCCGTCGTCCGGGCATGA
- a CDS encoding UDP-N-acetylmuramate dehydrogenase, translated as MTSLADLTTMRVGGPARSMVTATTEDELIEAVRAVDDAGEPLLVVGGGSNLLVADEGFAGTAVLVRTTGIQVPDASACGGVTVTVAAGEMWDDVVARAVAEGWSGIESLSGIPGATGATPVQNVGAYGQEVAQTIASVRVWDRTEQRVRTMFAADLAFSYRHSVLKESMVGPDAHAGAVTPRHIVLSVTFSLRPTELSQPIGYAALADGLGVELGARVPLAEARDAVLHQRRNRGMVLDADDHDTWSCGSFFTNPILPAQQYAELVARAAERLGPTSPVPPQYPATEGNVKTSAAWLIDKAGFTKGHRMPGPAALSTKHTLALTNRGSARATDVLALAREVRDGVREAFGVTLVNEPVLVGLTL; from the coding sequence ATGACCTCGCTGGCCGATCTCACCACGATGCGGGTCGGTGGCCCGGCACGGTCGATGGTCACCGCGACGACCGAGGATGAGCTGATCGAGGCGGTCCGCGCGGTTGACGACGCTGGTGAGCCGCTGCTGGTCGTCGGTGGCGGGTCCAACCTGTTGGTGGCCGACGAGGGTTTCGCGGGCACGGCCGTGCTGGTGCGCACCACGGGGATCCAGGTGCCGGACGCCTCGGCCTGCGGCGGCGTCACCGTGACCGTCGCTGCGGGGGAGATGTGGGACGACGTCGTGGCGCGGGCTGTTGCCGAGGGGTGGTCGGGCATCGAGTCGCTGTCGGGCATCCCGGGAGCGACCGGGGCCACGCCGGTGCAGAACGTCGGCGCCTACGGTCAGGAGGTCGCCCAGACGATCGCCTCAGTGCGGGTCTGGGACCGGACCGAGCAGCGGGTGCGCACGATGTTCGCCGCAGACCTGGCGTTCTCCTACCGCCACTCCGTGCTCAAGGAGTCGATGGTCGGCCCGGACGCCCACGCTGGTGCGGTGACGCCGCGCCACATCGTGCTGTCGGTGACCTTCTCGCTGCGACCCACCGAGCTGTCCCAGCCGATCGGCTATGCGGCCCTGGCCGACGGCCTGGGCGTGGAGCTCGGGGCCCGGGTGCCGCTCGCGGAGGCCCGGGACGCGGTCCTGCACCAGCGGCGCAACCGCGGCATGGTGCTCGACGCGGACGATCACGACACGTGGTCCTGCGGGTCGTTCTTCACCAACCCGATCCTCCCGGCGCAGCAGTATGCCGAACTTGTCGCCCGAGCGGCCGAGCGACTGGGACCGACCAGTCCTGTCCCGCCGCAGTATCCAGCGACGGAGGGGAACGTGAAGACCTCGGCGGCCTGGCTGATCGACAAAGCGGGGTTCACCAAGGGCCACCGGATGCCCGGCCCGGCCGCGCTGTCGACCAAGCACACCCTGGCGCTGACGAACCGCGGCAGCGCGCGGGCCACGGACGTGCTTGCCCTGGCGCGTGAGGTGCGCGACGGCGTCCGCGAGGCCTTTGGCGTGACGCTGGTCAACGAGCCGGTGCTGGTCGGCCTGACCCTCTGA
- a CDS encoding adenosine deaminase: protein MTRSLAALPKAHLHLHFTGSMRITTLRELAAKHGLRLPASLLADWPPTLRATDERGWFRFQRLYDTARACVQDESDMRRIVREAAEDDAREGSRWLEIQVDPTSYAPFVGGITPAIEIVLDEAASATRDTGTSVAVVVAASRTRHPFDARTLARLAAQYAGDGPGTVVGFGLSNDERRGDTAEFGPAFRIAARAGLASVPHAGELLGPSHVVEALDHLGPDRLGHGVRASEDEPLLARLVQRAVTLEVCPASNVALGVYEEMSQVPLRQLLDSGVNIALGADDPLLFGSRLLAQYESARTDHGLGDDELAELARGSVRGSRAPDDVQAVLLADIDTWLAATP from the coding sequence ATGACCCGCTCTCTCGCGGCGCTTCCCAAGGCGCACCTGCACCTGCACTTCACCGGGTCCATGCGGATCACGACGCTGCGCGAGCTCGCCGCCAAGCACGGGCTGCGGCTGCCCGCCTCGCTCCTGGCGGACTGGCCACCGACGCTGCGCGCCACCGACGAGCGTGGCTGGTTCCGGTTCCAGCGGCTCTATGACACGGCACGCGCCTGTGTCCAGGACGAGTCGGACATGCGCCGGATCGTGCGCGAGGCTGCCGAGGACGACGCCCGGGAGGGCTCGCGCTGGCTCGAGATCCAGGTGGACCCCACGTCCTATGCACCCTTCGTCGGTGGGATCACCCCGGCGATCGAGATCGTGCTCGACGAGGCCGCCTCCGCGACCCGAGACACGGGCACGTCCGTCGCCGTGGTCGTGGCGGCCAGCCGCACCCGCCACCCGTTCGACGCCCGCACCCTGGCCCGGCTCGCCGCGCAGTATGCCGGGGACGGGCCGGGCACGGTCGTCGGCTTCGGACTGTCCAACGACGAGCGGCGCGGGGACACCGCCGAGTTCGGTCCGGCCTTCCGGATCGCCGCCCGCGCCGGGCTGGCCTCGGTGCCGCACGCCGGTGAGCTGCTCGGGCCCTCCCACGTCGTCGAGGCGCTGGACCACCTGGGCCCGGACCGGCTCGGCCACGGCGTGCGCGCCAGCGAGGACGAGCCCCTGCTGGCTCGGCTCGTGCAGCGGGCCGTGACCCTGGAGGTGTGCCCTGCCAGCAATGTGGCGCTCGGCGTCTATGAGGAGATGTCGCAGGTGCCGCTGCGCCAGCTGCTGGACTCCGGCGTCAACATCGCCCTGGGCGCCGACGATCCGTTGCTGTTCGGCTCGCGCCTGCTGGCGCAATACGAGTCGGCCCGCACCGACCACGGCCTCGGCGACGACGAGCTGGCCGAGCTGGCCCGCGGCTCCGTGCGCGGGTCCCGGGCCCCAGACGATGTCCAGGCCGTGTTGCTGGCCGACATCGACACCTGGCTGGCCGCCACCCCCTGA